CTCGTCGCGTGCGGCGCCGCGGGCCGTGCCGCGCCGGCCGAGGTGATCGGGCGGCTGCCAGCAGCCACTGACGGGCGTGGTGCGCACCGCCACCGTCCTGGACGACGGCACAACCTGTCCGATACCGCCGCGCAGCAGGATTGTCCGTGATCCGTAACAGGCGGATCCGCCGGCCGCCTTCCGCCCTCTTGCCGTATGCACGGGCTCGACGGCGACGGCGAAGGAACTCAGGACATGGTGCGAAGTGGCGGGCGGGGTTGGTACGCCAAGGTGCTGGCGGCGGCGCTCGGGGTGACAGCGGTGGCCGGTCTGAGCTCGTTCTGGAACGCGCAGGTCGGCTCCGGCGCGGAGCGGCCCGCCCAGGGCGTCCCGGCGCCTCCCGCCCAGTCGCAGGGCCGGAAGGCGGCGCCCGTGGCGGCGGGCATCGCGCACGCCTCGGACGCGGGGGCCCGTGGCGTCAACATCACCATCGACGACGGACCGGACCCCGCCTGGACCCCCGAGGTGCTGCGGGTGCTGCGGGACAACGGTGTGAAGGCCACGTTCTGCATGGTGGGCACGCAGGCCCGCGCCCACCCGGACCTGGTCAAGGCGGTGGTGGCGGCCGGACACCGGCTCTGCGACCACACCGTCTCGCACGACGTCACCATGGACGGCAAGTCCAAAACCTACCAGTCACAGCAGATCCTGGACGCCGAACGCATGATCACCAAGGCGTC
The Streptomyces tuirus genome window above contains:
- a CDS encoding polysaccharide deacetylase family protein — its product is MVRSGGRGWYAKVLAAALGVTAVAGLSSFWNAQVGSGAERPAQGVPAPPAQSQGRKAAPVAAGIAHASDAGARGVNITIDDGPDPAWTPEVLRVLRDNGVKATFCMVGTQARAHPDLVKAVVAAGHRLCDHTVSHDVTMDGKSKTYQSQQILDAERMITKASGGVRPLYYRAPGGAFTPYSRHLAASHGMRPLGWNIDSKDFERPGTEAMVATVKNEISNGPTLLFHDAGGDRAQTVAALREVLPWLKEQGYSFGFPVR